One genomic region from Gemmatimonadota bacterium encodes:
- a CDS encoding ABC transporter ATP-binding protein: MSDVVIKTRGLRKDYVLGAETVRALRGVDLEVSRGDFVAIMGPSGSGKSTFMNMIGCLDTPTEGEYWLNGQKVSELSDDELARVRNRDIGFVFQTFNLLPRATSLANVELPLIYAGVPTRERRDRARSKLELVGLGERMDHRPPELSGGQRQRVAIARALVNEPAILLADEPTGNLDSSTSEEIMEILTQLHAQGQTIILVTHEHDIAEYARRQVHLRDGVIEKDFLNEHVRAGA, encoded by the coding sequence GTGAGCGACGTCGTCATCAAGACGCGAGGCCTGCGCAAGGACTACGTGCTCGGCGCCGAGACCGTGCGGGCGCTACGGGGCGTCGACCTCGAAGTCTCGCGGGGCGACTTCGTGGCCATCATGGGACCGTCGGGAAGCGGCAAGTCGACGTTCATGAACATGATCGGCTGCCTCGACACACCGACGGAGGGCGAGTACTGGCTGAACGGCCAGAAGGTGAGCGAGCTCTCCGACGACGAGCTGGCCCGGGTGCGCAACCGCGACATCGGCTTCGTCTTCCAGACCTTCAACCTCCTGCCGCGCGCCACCTCGCTGGCCAACGTGGAGCTGCCGTTGATCTACGCCGGCGTCCCCACGCGGGAACGGCGGGATCGCGCCCGCTCCAAGCTGGAGCTGGTCGGGCTGGGGGAGCGCATGGACCATCGCCCTCCGGAGCTCTCCGGCGGTCAGCGTCAGCGCGTGGCGATCGCGCGCGCGCTCGTCAACGAGCCCGCCATCCTGCTGGCGGACGAGCCCACCGGGAACCTCGACTCGAGCACGAGTGAGGAGATCATGGAGATCCTGACCCAGCTGCATGCCCAGGGGCAGACGATCATCCTGGTCACCCACGAGCACGACATCGCGGAGTATGCCCGACGCCAGGTCCACCTGCGCGACGGCGTCATCGAGAAGGACTTCCTCAACGAGCACGTGCGCGCCGGCGCCTGA